A portion of the Melanotaenia boesemani isolate fMelBoe1 chromosome 2, fMelBoe1.pri, whole genome shotgun sequence genome contains these proteins:
- the LOC121653939 gene encoding NACHT, LRR and PYD domains-containing protein 3-like has translation MKQEELAERLQSKYFAPACQRKLKCGLKKKFQCVFEGIAKAGNPTLLNQIYTELYITEGGTAEVNDKHEVRQIETASRKPDRPETSIRQEDIFKLPPGRDEPIRTVMTKGVAGIGKTVLTQKFTLDWAEDKAHQDIQLTFPLTFRELNVLKEKKFSLVELVHHFFTETKEAGICSFEEFQVVFILDGLDESRLPLDFHNNETLTDVTESTSVDVLLTNLIRGKLLPSARLWITTRPAAANQIPPDCVGMVTEIRGFTDPQKEEYFRKRFRDEEQASRIISHMKTSRSLHIMCHIPVFCWITATVLEDVLETREGGELPKTLTEMYIHFLVVQTKVKKVKYDGGAETDPHWSPESRKMIESLGKLAFDQLQKGNLIFYESDLTECGIDITAASVYSGVFTQIFKEERGLYQEKVFSFVHLSVQEFLAALHVRLTFIKSGVNLMEDDHTDSPWSIMKPNLLRLHQRAVDEALQSPKGHLDLFLRFLLGLSLQTNQSLLRGLMTQTGSSSQTNQKTVQYIKKKISENVSAERSINLFHCLNELNDRSLEEEIHQFLRSGRLSTDELSPAQWSALAFISLSSEEDLEVFNLQKYSPSEEVLLRLLPVVKASNKALLSACGLSDRSCGPLSSVLSSQSSSLTELDLSNNDLQDSGLKKLCGGLKSPDCKLETLSLSGCLITEEGCASLASALTSNPSHLRELDLRYNHPGDSGVKLLMAALKDPHRLRVEPAGEPWLRPGGLRKYSCPLTIHMNTVNRHLKLSDNNRKVTHVDELQSYPDHPDRFNCPQLLCENVLTGRCYWEVEWRGNVSISVSYREIRRRGNCWFGYNDQSWSLSCSVDGCYSVWHKDRETRISSSSSSSVSNRVAVYVDCPAGSLSFYRVSSDSLIHLHTFITTFTHPLNAGFGFRFPGSWVCVC, from the exons atgaagcaggaggagctggctgagcgtctgcagagca aatatTTTGCTCCAGCTTGTCaacgtaaactaaaatgtggtctgaagaagaagttccagtgtgtgtttgaggggattgctaaagcaggaaacccgacccttctgaaccagatctacacagagctctacatcacagagggagggactgcagaggtcaatgacaaacatgaggtcagacagattgaaacagcatccaggaaaccagacagaccagaaacaagcatcagacaagaagacatctttaaactcccacctggaagagatgaaccaatcagaacagtgatgacaaagggagtggctggcattgggaaaactgtcttaacacagaagttcactctggactgggctgaagacaaagcccaccaggacatccagttgacatttccactgactttcagagagctgaatgtgctgaaagagaaaaagttcagcttggtggaacttgttcatcacttctttactgaaaccaaagaagcaggaatctgcagctttgaagagttccaggttgtcttcatcttggacggtctggatgagagtcgacttcctctggacttccacaacaatgagaccctgactgatgttacagagtccacctcagtggatgtgctgctgactaacctcatcagggggaaactgcttccctctgctcgcctctggataaccacacgacctgcagcagccaatcagatccctcctgactgtgttggcatggtgacagagatcagagggttcactgacccacagaaggaggagtacttcaggaagaggttcagagatgaggagcaggccagcaggatcatctcccacatgaagacatcacgaagcctccacatcatgtgccacatcccagtcttctgctggatcactgctacagttctggaggatgtgctggaaaccagagagggaggagagctgcccaagaccctgactgagatgtacatccacttcctggtggtccagaccaaagtcaagaaggtcaagtatgatggaggagctgagacagatccacactggagtccagagagcaggaagatgattgagtctctgggaaaactggcttttgatcagctgcagaaaggaaacctgatcttctatgaatcagacctgacagagtgtggcatcgatatcacagcagcctcagtttactcaggagtgttcacacagatctttaaagaggagagaggactgtaccaggagaaggtgttcagcttcgtccatctgagtgttcaggagtttctggctgctcttcatgtccgtctgaccttcatcaagtctggaGTCAACCTGATGGAAGATGATCATACAGATTCACCTTGGTCAATAATGAAACCAAATCTACTACGtctccatcagagagctgtggacgaggccttacagagtccaaaaGGACAtctggacttgttcctccgcttcctcctgggtctttcactgcagaccaatcagagtctcctacgaggcctgatgacacagacaggaagtagctcacagaccaatcagaaaacagtccagtacatcaagaagaagatcagtgagaatgtgtctgcagaaagaagcatcaatctgttccactgtctgaatgaactgaatgatcgttctctagaggaggagatccatcagttcctgagatcaggacgtctctccacagatgaactgtctcctgctcagtggtcagctctggccttcatctcactgtcatcagaagaagatctggaggtgtttaacctgcagaaatactctccttcagaggaggttcttctgaggctgctgccagtggtcaaagcctccaacaaagctct gctgagtgcgtgtggtctctcagacagaagctgtggacctctgtcctcagtcctcagctcccagtcctccagtctgacagaactggacctgagtaacaatgacctgcaggactcaggactgaagaagctgtgtggtggactgaagagtccagactgcaaactggaaactctcag cctgtcaggatgtctgatcacagaggaaggctgtgcttctctggcctcagctctgacctccaacccctcccatctgagagagctggacctgagatacaaccatccaggagactcaggagtgaagctgctgatggctgcactgaaggatccacacagactcag ggtggagcctgctggagaaccatggttgagaccaggaggtctgaggaagt attcctgtccactcaccatccacatgaACACAGTGAACAGACACCTgaaactgtctgacaacaacaggaaggtgacacaTGTGGATGagcttcagtcatatcctgatcatccagatAGATTTAACtgtcctcagctgctgtgtgaaaatgttctgactggtcgctgctactgggaggtcgagtggagaggaAACGTTTCtatatcagtgagttacagagaaatcagaaggagAGGAAACTGTTGGTTTGGATAtaatgatcagtcctggagtctgagcTGCTCTGTTGATGGATgttactctgtctggcacaaagacagagaaacacgcatctcctcctcctcctcctcctctgtctctaacagagtagcagtgtatgtggactgtcctgctggctctctgtccttctacagagtctcctctgactcactgatccacctccacaccttcatcaccacattcactcatcctctcaATGCTGGATTTGGATTCAGGTTTCCTGGttcctgggtgtgtgtgtgttga